GCAGGACATGCCGTGAGCGGCGcgccgcagccctgcccgcagcgGCAGCGCTCCGCCCGGCTGGGGATGCGGCTCTAGCGGCCCCGCGATGAGCGGCTCCTCCATGGCGAAGAGCGAGTCCCGCACTTCGCTGCTGAaggcggcggggagcgggagggCGGCGGGCGCCCAGCCCCGCGGCAGCCGTGCCCGGGACGGCAGAGGACAAGGCGGGCAGGCGGGGAGGGAGCCGAGCGAGGAGCCGCTCCCCGGGGAGCCCAGTGCCCGCAGGCCCCTCTGCCACCCGGGCGCCCGGGAGGACGGAGCGAGGGGCGCGGGGAAGCTGTCACATGGACGGGGGGAGAGCCAGCCGGAGCCGGCGGAAGGAGGTCCAAGGAGAGGCAGCGGCAAGGAACCGGTGCGGACATCCAAGCACTACCACCACCTCCCGCCGCACGCCAGCCACGGTCACCCCCAGGACCAGCACCAGCTCTcagacagggatggggaggaggcagaggaggactttttcttcagtcacaGGCAGAGGTCCAGCAGAGAGTCCCTAAAGCTCTCGGAAGGCACTTCACCTCTGTCCAAATCCAGCAGCAAGTACTCCACCAAGTCCAGCGGCAGCGATCGGTCGGTAGAAGCGGACCCCCTTTTCCACCAGCTGCACCCCATGCTCAGCTCGGTCTTTGGCCAGGTAAGGGGCAGAGCGCCTCTCgctcgctccctccctccctccctgcctgccctccgcgctctcccctcctgcccgcGCACGGACCTTCGGCTCGCCGTTGCGGAGCCCCCGCGCCCTCGGGCGCAGCCCGCGGCTGTAAATGCACTGCTTCCTGGCCGCCCCTGCCGAACTTCTCCCGGGGGTGAGGCACCgccggggcgctgcggggctgGCACCGGGCAGGGCTCcgcgcggggagggggcgcgggtCGGAGCCgcctgcagcccccggccgcccgccccgccgggcgctGCGGAGGGCGCTCTCGGTGGTGCTGGCGGGGGAAGAAGTGCCGGTGCTTCCCCTGTCGCCGGGGGAAGTTGTGGCTCTCCCTGCTGAGGGTGAGAGTCAGAGAAGcggatttttaaaatgtatttacttattAGATTCCATCTCTCTGGCTCCCCGCCTtgctttgctgtatttgtttACATCTCCTTATGGTACATTTCTGTGCAATCAGCATATGAATCATTTCTGATGGCAGAAGCTGTCAGGAGAAGGTAGTGGGGAGgacggaaaaaaaaaaaaatcctgaccCAATTCCGAAGCCTTCCCAGTCACTATGTTAGGATGGAACAGATGCTTTCGGTGTTTGCAAGCTCTTTTGGTACAAAGCTGTCGCTTTTAGCTGCTTCTGGTAGTGAAATTACCCAACAGGGCTACtctctaaaaatgaaaaggcagagagagacTGGCTCGGAATTTTCTTTTAGAGCCATTTAGGGATGTTACTGGGAGCTGTAATCTCCAGGAAGATTAATGTAACTGCAATCGCCCAGAAGCACAATTATAGGTATAAGCCAGTAGCCTAGGCAGCTAAGTTCCAGCCCCAGAACTGATCGATTAAACCAGAATTAGGATTTGTGGGGTTTGTTGTCATCgggtctttttttttgtttgttttgaagtggGTTTGGGAGGCATCGTGGGGCGCCCATCCAAATTAAGATTATGAGGGGAATGAGAAGAATTTTTGTAACTGGGTGGAAGGAGGTCATACATCTGTATCTGTTTAATCTGATCTTAGGAAGCATTGTCTACTTCTGTTCATCTTGacttcttcagagaaaaatcaaagcacatCTGTTCTCCTTGACAATTTTGCATCCTTACTGACAGTTTGCTATTTATGAATGTTACAGTTGTGTTTAACTCGGAATGAATATCACCCTCCCTGTGCCAGTGGCGTACCAGAAGTCTAGATTAAATTTTTTGTAGTAGCGATAAGGAAGGGCCTGGTGAGCGGCTTGGTGCTCAGCCAGGTTACAAAAAGCAGTATTCCAGCACCAGGCTTTGAAATCCATGGGCTCAGCTCTGACCTGTGCTGTACCTGTAGTTCTGAGGAAAGTGAAGATGTATCTGAGAACAGATTTTAAGTCTATGGAGCTGTATATCCCAAAGTgtcagaaatacaaacaaatacatGCCAGGCACAGAAACCTCTCTAGTTTTGAACTCAATCCTTACCTGAATGGCATCTTTATTTtacctgctctgctgcttgcaTTCCAGTGTCAgaagacatttctgaaagcCATAAACTTTGCAAAATTTAATTGCAGTGTTGAACAGTGCCTCTTACAAAAAGGAGACAGATACAATTctagttttcatctttttgcTGGGTACATTGCACCAAGGCTTATAAGCAAACaccaaaatctttcttttacagCATAATATTATTTATTCCCATTTCTCTTTGTATTTATCTCTCACTTGCTTTGTTTGAAGTAACTATGAGAGAATGACCCATCTAGTGGAAATTGAGGACTGGCTTTTAGGAGTGAGCTGTAGTAGGGGTGCACAGGGAGTTTGTGGATACAAGAAGGGGAGCTATAATGTAGGATACACAAAGAACTGATTATAGGAAGAGATATGTAAAGATTTTTTGTAGTGATATCAAAATCCTGGGGCAAATAAAAGCCCAAAGGTAAGAACTGTGGATATTCTGTCATGGAACAGAATGAtggaaattttgtttctgtgagtaaagaaacaaatgctAAGCACTTTGTAAAAATGTGAGTGAGTTTTTGAAGCAGGCAAGGACTTAAACCTGCAGGAACCCAAGTTGCAGCCTGGCCTGAGGCAGGCTCATAAGCACAGAAGTGTCCAGGATTGCAGTATAAGACTGCAGGTGCTGTAACACCAGTCTGTTCCACATTGTAATTAGAAGAAAGCAACTGCTCAGCAGACAATTTAATACAAGAACTTCTCTCCAGCCCACACAGCCTGCTGTGAAACAGTTAAAACAGTAATCTTGCAGTACATAGAAGGAGAGGAGCACAGTGATGCatatctgcagcagcagagcactgtGGTCCGACAGCACCTTGTATCTTGTCCCAGCTCTACAGATGTGGAACACCATCACCCTGTTGTTCCTCTGTGGTACAGTGATGTGGGCACAGATGCTACAGTGGTACAATCAGATTACGCAGAAAAGATTGCAGGGATGACTTCACAGAGAATGTCATTATTGCAGTAACAGCAAAAAGGAGCAGCCCAGAACTACAGAGTTGTGTCTGAGGGAGACAGATTTGTAGCTGTGCAGAAAGAAAGACGGAGTGAAGGCAGAAGTGCTGTGTTTATATAACCAGCACAGCAATATAGTGCACTGTGGGTGTGTACTCAGGGAGAATGCTAAGATACTGCCAGGATACAGGATGCAgtgatattttattaattagGCTTATGCTATATTGGTGCAGTGATGTTCTGACATAATAAAGCAATAATACTCTTTCAGGGCATTTTACCATTTTGAAATTGAGTGGTACATGAATTAACAAGTGTAGGGTAGTGTGATAATGTATTAGTATAAGCCAGGATGTCATCTTAGTCTAATGACACGTTTGCACACTGGATCAGTAAGGCAGTTGCAGAAAAGCACTCCGCTGTGGAGTTTATACCAGGTTAGCATGCAGTGCCGCACAGCACTGAGTGCCTGGAGAACACAGCACTGACAATGCGGTGGTGTGGTAACGCAATCCTGTGGCGGAACAGAGATGTGATACTGGTGCCATGCAGTGGGAGTTTGGCAGTGCACGGGTGAGATAATTGTGTAGTGTTGTAGCCTGACAGAAGAGTTTAGCAGTCTAATGATGTAGTAATACAATATTCCAGACAGGAGCTATTCTATACAGCAGTGATTGCTTCTGGTGTGATATTAGTAAAGGACTGCGCCGACCTGACAGCACCATCCCGTTGTACCAGAAGGTAGTGAGTGAGATGTTACCACCATGCTGCAGTTCTGGAAGCACGGCTGTGAGTTAGCACAAGGGCAACGGCACAGACTTATCTGGTGCCAGAAGTGCAGGGTGAGTAAGGGCTGGCTGTATGATGGGTGTGATAGTGGGACAGCAGTGTTTTAAAGTGGCCCTGCAGTGGCAGTAGCTCAGTGCAGTGGGAGAGCAGTGCAGTGACTCACGGGTGTAGTTGGCAAGGGACGCATGTGTGATAATGCAGCAAAGTGGGGAAGCAGTGAGAAAAGGGAGCATGAGCAGGATGTTTCATATAATTTTTGTCTGGTAGAAGTATAGTGTTGGAGTGGCCAAGTAGTAAAGGAGTGTCATGGAGCAAAAAGGAGCATGCTGTCACCGCTGCAGAGCAGAATAGCATGTTGGTGGTCCTGTAGTGCCTATAGTGTGGCTAACAGGATACAGTTTAGCAACAGTGCACTATTGAGCACTTGCACATCTGTAACAGCAGAGGAGCCGTGACCTCTCGGCAGCCGGGATGGTGGGGAGATGacagcctggcagcaggacaCAGTTTATTAACATGACAACAgtagcaacagcagcacagagactgGGACAGCAGTGCGGTGGCAGCAGGGACCTCGATGCAACAGTTTTGTGGCAGCAGATTCCCGGGGCAGAggtgatgcagcagcagcaacttgGCACCGGACTCACGGCACAGTGCTGTACGGGTACCGCGGCACAGAAACCTGCTGGTTCTTGTCACTTCATTCCTCTGTGTCTCAGCATTGGCCTGGTCGGCACCTTTAAGAAGAGCTTTTTCTGGGCCTTTTCTATGCAATATTAATTTGCAAGTGATCCTGCCATGTGAGACCTGACCGTTTTCAGAGCCATTTAGCTTTCACACCCTGCCTGACTGttaaatttttcagtgaagtgaTTCCCCAACAGTTTTCTGTCAATTGCCTCTGGTAGCATGGGGATCAGAGGGGTCAAACTATGCCATAGGgattcattaaatatttacaggCTTCTGCTGTTAGCACAGTGGCCAAAGGggcttttgtatttctgtttgtacaGGGAGTTAAAAGCCTCTCCTATCTGCACCATCTCCCATTCTTGCTTTAATGTCAGCATCCACATTACCATTAAAATAGGGAAGgaatctttctgcatttcttgtaTCCTTTGCCTTTTCTGGTCCTGCTCCATCTTCCTTTACCCATGGCCTTTAGTTCTTCTTAACAGGTCTTAATGGACATTACAGCAAACCAGGATGACAGAAGAAGCCCTGTTTGGGGCAGGATGTGTGCCCTGGGCTGTCTTGTGTGGGAAGAAGATGTTTAAGAATACTCTTCTCTAAACCAGGTGGGAGTGGGTAGGGAAAAGGTGCCTTGTCCAGCCTTTCACCCTTCTGGTCTCCTCATCTGCAGGATGACCTTGTTCTCTTCAATGGCTTCAGCTGATTCTAGTGGGACTTTTGcccaagagcagctgctgcatcaGGACCCCGCTTGGAGCTCTGCCAGTGAAGAGCCAGGGAGTCCTGGCCAGCCCAGCAGAGAGTGGCTCAGTAATGGAAGTTTTCAGTTGCCTCTGTGTATTAGTGAGGGAGGCTGCAGCATGTTGGGCCGTGCTGGAGTGGTGATGCCAGCGATGGAAATTTTTGGGTGTCATGCTGTGGAATGGCAAAGGTGAAGGTGACAGGCCAGGGTTTACAGGCATGCTGTGTTGTACCATGCTGTAAGGCAGGTGAAGCAGTGGCATGTTAGGGCTTGTGGCAAACCGAGGACAGTCTAACACCTGCTCATGTACAATGTTAAATCGGCACAGTAATTTGGGGTGAACAGACTTCTGGCTCAGAATGACCTCAACCGCCATAGTGATGCTGATCCCATGGTGCAGTCTCTGCTTGCCGGTACGGAGCCTGGGTGCACAGGTTAGGAGGCCAAGAAACACCACATCCTCCCTCCCcgacttttccttttttcagcaCCTCGGAAGGCTCGTTCCGACCCCGAAAGGGCGCTCGGGGTGTGCGGGGTGGGAAGGGTGTCCCGGGGCCGCCGTGCAGCCGGCGGTCCGCCCCGAGTTGCGCGTGCCGGGGCTCCCCGGGCCCGCCGGGGCTCCTCGGGCCCGCCGGGGGCCGCTTCCGCAGCGCTGGCGGGACAGCACCGCCCCCGGCCGGTGCCCCGGCCAGGCGCGCTCGGCGGCCACAGGGCGCCCCCTTCTGCGGGCGGCGCTGCGCGGCCCGGCTGGCTCCTGCCCCGGGGCCACTGCCCGGGCCGGCGGGCCCGCCTCGGCTCTGACCCGGCGCTCCTCGGGCCAGCCCGTGCCGCCGGGGCTAGGCCTCTGCTCGGTGCCCGGGCCGCCCGGTGATGTGTCAGGTCCGGGGGAGTCCCGTGGCTGCCGTGATGCAGGCGAGAGCCGGTGCGGGCTTCCTGCTGGTCGCCAGGCGCGTGTTTGCAGGGGTGGGTACGGGGACTTTCGTGGGGCTGGTACTGCCTCTGTGCTTCCGTCCCTGCATGTGTTGCCACAGACCATGTGCGTGCGTGTAGCCTGACAAAGAGCCTTCGTATACATGTCTTATCTGTATACACACAGCCTGTACGTGCGCAGCCTCTGCTGAATCTTCTGTGTGGCTATGCAACCACCACTGTACACGCATATACATTCCTGTGCTTAAAATGATCAGTGAATGCGTACATCCCTGCCTGCTGACACCCGCTATACCTTCCAATGTGTGTCTCGTGTTTTCCATATGTATTGGATGCCAACACAGAAGAACATTGTTTCACTTGAGCACATCCACTCAGCTGCCCCCTTGCTCAGCTTGGAGAAAAATTTATCACATTTATTACTTGTAAAGAGCTTGAGGGATGTGAGCCAGACGTACAGAATCACTGAGGGGCAATGGATAAGCTTCCTGCCTGCAGTAGGTCTGCCAGCAGACATTAATCTTTGTCAGtgatttactttttaaacaaatctgttttaaaaggatATAGAAAgacatcaaaataaaaccaagctaAAAGAACATTCATTAAATATTCCGTTCATGAAATATACAGCAGCATGATCTAATGCCCCGAAATACACAAACCTTCTGGTTCGATTCAGCTTATCTtttgagagaagaaaatctttcaATAATAAATTCATCATTATTTAAATTAGTCCACTGTGCCTTCCATCAACCTATGCCaccttgatttttgtttcatgcaGTACTGGGTTTGAACAAAGTGTCACAGAAGAGTTTAGCTTTAGATGTagtggctgggctgcaggtTTGTCAGCTGAATTAGCTGTGGTTCTTTGTAGCATCCCAGCTTCAGTAACTGTTTTTCCCTGATGAGTCCATGAGTGGTATTGATTTCCAATAACAAGCAGCTATATGGTATGCATCCAGTTAAAGATGCCTAGCTAACTTTGGGCTCCCTTTCAATAATCCTGTGACATTCCTGTGACCTTAGAGAGCAACAGCAGTGCCCATGAACTTGAGTAATCCTCCAATTTCAATCAAATGCCCCACTTAGAAATAGAGACAAACAGCTGTTGTAGCTTGTAT
The Falco rusticolus isolate bFalRus1 chromosome 1, bFalRus1.pri, whole genome shotgun sequence genome window above contains:
- the CABP1 gene encoding calcium-binding protein 1 isoform X2, with amino-acid sequence MSGSSMAKSESRTSLLKAAGSGRAAGAQPRGSRARDGRGQGGQAGREPSEEPLPGEPSARRPLCHPGAREDGARGAGKLSHGRGESQPEPAEGGPRRGSGKEPVRTSKHYHHLPPHASHGHPQDQHQLSDRDGEEAEEDFFFSHRQRSSRESLKLSEGTSPLSKSSSKYSTKSSGSDRSVEADPLFHQLHPMLSSVFGQDRELRPEEIEELREAFKEFDKDKDGFINCRDLGNCMRTMGYMPTEMELIELSQQINMNLGGHVDFEDFVELMGPKLLAETADMIGVKELRDAFREFDTNGDGEISTSELREAMKKLLGQQVGHRDIEEIIRDVDLNGDGRVDFEEFVRMMSR